A segment of the Streptomyces sp. P9-A2 genome:
AACAACGATCGATTACGCTGACCACTGCCGCATAGCAAACGGTGTCCACGATCCAGGGTCAAGCCCCCCGCACCTTCACCCGCCGCTACGCACACGCGCTCCTCCCCGGTGGCCTGCCCGGCCCGGTCGGCACCACCGAGGTGGCCGACCCGGCGGCCCGCACCAAGCACGAGGTCGACGTCATCGCCCTGGCCCTGGGCGAGCGCCCGCAGGCCCCCCCCCGCGCTCGGATCGCCCTGATCGGCGAGGCCAAGGCCACCGCCGCTCGCCGCGGAACCGGCGATCTGCAACGCCTGGAGCATATCCGCAGTCTGCTCACCGACCAGGGCTACCACGCGACGGGCGCCACGCCGGCCCCGTTCTCCCTCCACGGCTTCCATCCGATCTCGTTGACGCAGCGGCGCGCCGCGATGATCTCCTGTTGGTCAACCTGCCGGGTCTCTACGGGATCGGGTAGGCCGAGCAACTTACTCGCCCCGGCCCTCCGGCGAGCACGTTCGAAGATCGTGAATGTCGCTTTCTGTGCGCGGAACGACGTGATCAATCGCCGCTGACCTGCGGTTTCTCGGTGATGTCGGCGGCCTGACCTGTTTTCTTGGCGGCGTCCCCTGTTCTTGGCGCGGGGGCGCCGTCGGGGGTTGTGGCGGCGCGGAGTGGAGGTCCCGGGGAGGGATTCGAAACCCGCCTCGTCAGAACCATTGACGGGAATATATATAACTTCGTATCTTCCTCGTGGCGCACGCCACAGCGCACCTGATCGCGGGGCAACACCGCGGAGCCGAAGGGAACTGCTATGAGCCGAGGTTCGATTCTGGTTGTCGGTGGAGGCATTGGCGGTCTTGCGACTGCCATCGCCGTTCAGCAGAAGGGCTTCGACACGACGGTCGTCGAGCTCCACTCCGACGTCCACTCGTCTGTCTACGGCGTCGGCATCATCCAGCCGATGAACGCTCTGCGGGCGCTCGACATGATCGGCTGCGCCCAGGACTGCATCGCGGCCGGCTACCCGGCCAAGCGCTGGGGTGGTCTCTACTCGACCGACGGCACCTTCATCAAGGAGATGCCGGGCACGCCCGTCCCCGGTGTCGACCTGCCTCCGATGAACGGCCTCACCCGTCCGAAGCTGCACGAGATCCTGACCTCTCACGCCGTCGAGGCGGGCGTGACCATCCGTTACTCGACGACCTTCACGGAACTCAAGGACGACGGCGCCGGCGTCGACGTCACCTTCACCGACGGATCCACCGGTCGCTTCGACATCGTCGTCGGTGCCGACGGCGTCTACTCCCAGACCCGCGGCTACGTCGTCGAGGGCGAGGTCGCGCCCTACTACATCGGCCAGTCGGCCTACCGCGTCAACATCCCGCTCCTGCCCGAGATCGACAGCATCATCCTGCAGGCCAGCTCCGAGGGCATGGCCGGTCTCGTCCCGATCGGCAAGGACCTGGCCTACCTCTTCTACAACGCCCACATGGAGAAGCAGACGCCTGACTCGGGCATGGACAGCGCCGAGAAGCTGCGCGAGTACCTCGCGCCGTTCGGTGGCTTCATGGGCCGCATCCGCGACGAGTTCATCACCGACGACTGCGACATCGTGCTGCGGCCGGAGGAGTCCCTGATCGTGGACGCCCCGTGGCACAAGGGCCGCATCGTCCTGATGGGCGACGCCGTCCACGCGATCACGCCGCACCTCGGACAGGGCGCCGCCCAGGCGATCGAGGACGGCGTCGTGCTCGCCGACTGCCTCGCCAAGCACGACGACCTCGAGGCGGCCTTCGCGGAGTACACCGACCGCCGCTTCGAGCGCTGCAAGCTCGTCGTCGACACCTCGCTCGACATCGCGGAGTGGGAGATGGGCCGCAAGCCGGGCTTCGACAACATCGCCGCCACCGATCACGTCCTCGAGGTCATGGCCCAGCCGCTCTGAGCTGTGCCGCCGCGCGCGGCGGTTCGTTACGATAAGCGGGATGAGCCTTCCCTCTCACCAGCGTGAGCTGGCCGACGTCCTGCGCGAGCTCGGGTGGACCGTCCACCGGCGGTCACCCGAGCGCGCGGGCGTCGGCCCGATCCCGACCACCGAACTGGCACTGCTCAAGCAGGTCATCGACGCACCGGGATCCACCATCGGCGAGCTGGCGCAGGCGCTGGGACTGCGCCAGCCCAACGTGAGCGCGGCGATCCGGGTCCTGGCCGGTCGCGGCTTCGTGGTCAAGGAGACCAGTCCCAAGGACCGTCGCATCACGCTGGTCAGGCCCACCGCACTCGGGCGTTCGGAGCACGAGGCGATCGCGGACAGCTGGGCAGCGCCGATCCGGGAGGCCCTGGAGGGACTCAGCGCGGATCACCGGGAGGCGATCGAGCGGGCGGCGGAGGCACTGGCGGCTCTCCACGAACGTCTCCGGGTCATCGAGCCGGGCGAGGCGCAGGTCGAGGCCTCGGTCTAGCCGCCGTAGCCACGCCCGTGTCCCGCCGCAGCTCAGGTGGACTCGCCTTGCAGCACGCGCGGTCTGTGCCGGGAGATCGCCGGCTCCCAGCCCCAGGACGGTGCGTGCGGTGTGGCCGTCCATGGGCCTCGGCATCGACGTGCACCGTCGTCAGGGCCGGCGTCGACAACTCGGCGTACTGCGTCGCGTCGTAGCCGATCGCTGCCAGATCTTCCGGCACGCGCAGGCCGAGATCGATCCCGGCCCGGAGCACCCGGACGGAGGGCCGTCTCGTCGACGAAGGCCGCGACCGCGGTGATGCCGCGATCCTCCGACAGCAGGGACTCGAGCGCCCGCGCCGCCTTGCGCCGGGAGGCGGGCAGGAGGAGCGACCGCAACGGAGAGAGTCCCAGGGGCCGGGCGGTCTCCTGGGCGAAGTGGAGCCTGACGGTACTCAACGGCGGGTGGTCGTCGGAGATCGCCATGGCGACGCGAGTGTGGCCGCGCTCGGCGAAGTGACGGATCTGGGTCGCGGTGTGAGACGCGAGTCCGGACTCCCAGCCACCGTCCTCGAGTTCGTGTCCGGTGAGATGGCGCTGGGCGAACCGGATGACAGCCCGAGGTGAGACGGTGTCCTGGATCTGCTTGAGCGAGTCGTCGGTGAGCTCTTGGTGCTGCGCCAGCAGCAGGTGATCGTGGCGTGCCGGAGCGGAGTCCTGGAGAGCCACGGGGTGCGCCGCATCAGCATCGCGGGCTACCCCGAGGGGCACCCCGACATCAGCAGAGAGGTGCTGTGCTCCGCCCCTCGAGGCGAAGGCCGCGGCCCTGCGCGAGGCGCGCATCCCCGGCGATGTCATCACGCAGTTCGGCTTCGACGTCGACGCCGTCCTGGGCTGGATCGCCGAGGCGCGTGAGCGCGGCGTCCACGTGCCCGTCCGGGTGGGCGTACCGGGCCCCGCCGGCGTCCGACGGCTGCTCCGTTACGCCGCACGTTTCGGCATCGGCACCAGCGTCGGCATCGCCAAGAAGTACGGCCTTTCCCTCACCAACCTGGTGAGCACTGCGGGACCGGACCGCTTCATACACGCCCTGGCCGAGCGGCTCCGGCCGGAGTGCACGGCGAGGTGAGGCTGCACTTCTACACGTTCGGCGGCCTGCGAGCCACATCGACGTGGATCCACGACTTGATCGGCCTCGATGTCGGGCAGCACCGCACTCAGGTGGTCGACCGCGAAGACGGTCCGCTGGAAGAAGGTGCCTCCCTCCGGATCGTCGGAGTGCTCTTGCCGAGGCACTGCGAGCCGGGTTCGACCTCGAGTTCACCCTGCGCGACATGTCGGTCCCCAAGCGGGAGGCGATCTCCGCCTCGAGGTCCGACCACTGCCTGCTCGACCTGCTCTGGCGTCACCGCCGCGGCGAGCTGACCGTCGACATCGCGATGGTGATCTCCAACCACCCCGAAACCGCCGAGGAGGTGCGCTCGTTGGGCATCCCGTTCTTCCACGTGCCGTCGGCCGGAGCGGACAGGTCGGCCGCCGAGGCCGAGCACCTGCGGCTGCTGCGGGGCAACGTCGACTTCGTCGTTCTCGCCCGCTACACGCAGGTCCTCTCCGGCGACTTCATCAGCCGGCTCGGCGTGCCGATCATCAACATCCATCACTCCTTCCTGCCTTCAGCGGCGCCGGGCCTTGTGCCAAGGCGAAGGAGCGCGGCGTGAAGCTGATCGGAGCGACCGCGCACTACGTGACCGAGGGCTCGACGAGGGCCCGGTCATCGAGCAGGACCTCGTCCGGGTGAACACGTGCGGACACGGCCGCCGACCTGCGGCGCCGTGGCGTGGACGTCGAACTGGCGGTCCTCTCGCGGGCGGTCGCCCGGCACGGCGAGCACCGCGTCGTGCGCCACCGGAACCACACCATCGTCTTCGCCTGAGGGGAACACCAGGGTGTCCTGACCATCGGGTGGCCCATGACGGGCGGCCCGACGATGGGTGTGCCCCACGAGTGGGTCGGCGCCGAGCCAGGTTCCGGTTCAGGGCTTCACGTAGACCTCCGGGACGTACCACCCGCCGGTCTCGAGCGAGGCGTCCTCGGTCGGTCGGTTCGACTCGAGCCGGCGTCGCAGGTGTCGGCCGTCCGGTCCGTGCTGCGCGTAGTGGTCGAGCAGCAGGTCGTGGCCGAGGTCGTTGTTGAGGTCGCGCCAGATCGCGTGCACGTGCTGGCCTGCGGCCACCGCGTTGTCGGCCTCGACGAGCAGGTCGCGCGTGGAGATCCGGTAGTAGTGGGCGGTGTTGGCCTCGCGTCCGCCGGCCCAGGCGAAACGGAGGTCGCGCGGGTCGGCCGCGAGCACCAGCTCGCGGTACTGCCGGGACAGCTCGTCGGGGCCGGTCTCCACGTAATAAAGGAGCAGGTCGCGTACGGCGTTGAGCTGGTCACCGGTCAGGTCGGCACCGCTGATGCCCGACGGGTCGGCCTTCATGAAGCGCAGGCGCTCGCGGTCCTCGTCGGTCGTCTCGTAGCCGACGATCCCGAGGTCGACCCAGTCGGGCCACTCCTCGGCGCCGACGTAGGGCACCTGGCGGGTGACGAAGTCGGCAGGCGCGACATCGTGGATGACGGCCTGCTCCTGGGCGTCGGGGGACAGCGAGTGCAGGATCGAGAGAGCCCGGCGCTCGTTCTCACCGAGCGCGTCCAGCACGCCGGCGCCGACGGGCTGGGCGCCCATTGCGAGTGGCGTGACGGTGAGGTAACGCTGCGCGACGATCGTGTAGTTGAGGGACAGGTGGTGGCCGATGACCCGCCAGCCCCACGTGTCCTCGAAGCCGGGCCGCCCCCAGAAGCTGAACCAGTAGCCCTCGGGGTCACGGAAGTTGCCGGCGAGGACGCCGAATCCGCGCTCGATCACCTCAAGTTCGCGCAGCATGTTCTCCGTGGCCATCACGGAGAGCGCCTGGCTGTAGCCGCGCATGCTCAGGCCGGCCTTCAGCAGCGAGTGCGCGATGACCTTCTGGTGCCGGTCGAGCGCGTGCATCGGGATGCCGGCCCGGTCGGGCTTCGGGATGAAGTCCCAGTCGACGCGGCCGGGAGCGTCCATGTCGGGCACGATCGCCGCGGCCTTGAGGTCGGGGCGCAGGGAGTCGAGCAGCGCCCAGGTGGCGAAGAGCATCCGCTTGATGGTGACGGGTGCCTCGTAGGTCATGGGGGCAGGTGGTGCGGGGGTGGTCATCGGCGTGTCTCCTCAGGCGAACGGGTTGGGGGTGAGTGTGTACTTCGTCTGCAGGTACTCGTGGATGCCCTCGTCGCCGCCCTCGCGGCCCAGACCGGACATCTTCCAGCCGCCGAACGGTGCGGCCGCGTTGGAGACGGCACCGACGTTGAGTCCCATCATCCCGGTCTCGAGGCGCTCGATCATGCGCTGGCCGCGGGCGAGCGACTCGGTGAAGACGTACGAGACCAGGCCGTACTCTGTCGCGTTGGCCAGTGCCACGGCCTCGTCCTCGTCGCGGAAGGGCGCGATCGCCGCGACGGGACCGAAGATCTCCTCGGTCAGCAGTGCGCTCCCCGGCTGTACGTCGGCCAGCACCGTGGCGGGGTAGAAGTACCCGTGGCCGTCGGCCGGAGCACCTCCGGTGCGGATGCTCGCGCCGCGCGTGACGGCGTCCCGCACGAGTTCGTCGGTCTTCGCGACGGCCCGGTCGTCGATGAGGGGGCCGATGGCGACACCGGGTTCGGTGCCCGGGCCCATGACCAGGTTCTCGACCCGCTCGGTGAGCCGGGCGGTGAACTCCTCCACGACGTCGACGTGCACGAGCATCCGGTTGGCGGCGGTGCATGCCTGACCGATGTTGCGGAACTTCGCGAGGATCGCGCCGTCGACCGCCTTGTCGAGGTCGGCGTCGTCGAAGACGATGAACGGGGCGTTTCCGCCGAGTTCCATCGAGGTGCGGAGCACACCCTGTGCGGCCTGCTTCAGCAGCTGCCGGCCGACCGGGGTGGAGCCGGTGAAGGAGAGCTTGCGCAGCCGGGGGTCGGCGAGGATCGCCTCGGACATCGGCCCCGGTACGGAGGTCGTGACGACGTTGACGACGCCGGCCGGCAGCCCGGCCTCCTGGAGCAACTGGACGAAATAGGTCGTCGTGAGCGGCGTGAGCGTGGCGGGCTTGATGACGACGGTGCACCCGGCCGCCAGGGCGGGCGCGATCTTGCGGGTCGCCATCGCCAGGGGGAAGTTCCACGGCGTGATGAGGTAGCACGGCCCGACCGGGTGCTGCGTGACGATCATCCGGCCCGAGCCCTCCGGGTTGGCCCCGTAGCGCCCGGTGACGTGCGCGGTCCGCTCGCTGAACCAGCGCAGGAACTCGCCTCCGTACGCGACCTCGCCGCGTGCCTCCCCGAGGGGCTTGCCCATCTCGAGGGTCATCAGGAGGGCGAAGTCGTCGGCGCGCTCGGTCAGCAGGTCGAAGGCGCGGCGGAGGATCTCCGCGCGCTCCCGGGCCGGCGTGGCCGCCCACGCGGGGAAAGCCTCGTCGGCCGCCGTGAGGGCGGCCAGACCGTCCCCCACTGAGGCGGAGGCGACGGTGCGGATGACCTCGCCGGTCGCGGGGTTCCGCACGTCGACGGTGGCGCCGTGCGATGAGCCACGCCACTGGCCGCCGATATGGAGGCCGTCGTTCACCGAGGCGAGGAGTTGCTGTTGGGCGAGCGGGAGCGTCATGGATTCCTTCTTCCATCGCTGAGCACGGCGAGCAGGTCGCAGTGGACGACGGCGCCGCGGTCGAGTCGGGCCGCGATCGCCTGCCGGGCGGGGCGGCGGGCCGGGTCCGGGAACATCGCGAGCCACTCGCGGTTGAGGGCTTCGCGGTCGCTCGGGTCGGTGAGGTGGAACGTCATCTTGAGGATGTCGTCCGTCGTGCCGCCGAGCTCGGCCATCAGGGTGCGGACGTGCGCGAAGACGTGCGCGAACTGCTGGTCGGCGTCGGGTGCCATCTCGCCGGTCACCGGGTCGCGGCCGGTGATGACGGAGGTCGCGACGAACGGGCCGATCCGGCTGGCGGCCGGGATCGGGTTGGCGTGGCTGAACCCCGGGAGGTCGATGCTGGTGCGGGTGCCCATGTCGCTCAGCCCTCGGCGATGACGCGGTTCTCGATGTGGCCGAGGCCCTCGATCTCCGCGCGGACGACATCGCCGACCTTGAGGAACTTGCCCTGCATCGCGCCGATGCCCGCCGGTGTGCCGGTGGCGAGGATGTCGCCGGGCATGAGGGTGAAGACCTGTGAGAGATAGGCGATCTGCTCGTAGATGTCGTAGACCATGTCGTTCGTCGGCCAGTCCTGGCGGACCTCGCCGTTGACGCTGAGGGTCATCCGCAGGTCGAGCGGGTCGGCGATCTCGTCGTCGGTGGTCAGCCACGGGCCGATCGGGCCGTGGGTGTCGAACGACTTGCCGAGCGTGAACGTCGGCGACCTCTTCTGCAGCCAGTCGCGGACCGACACGTCGTTGGTGACGAGGTACCCGGCGATGACCGAGCGGGCGTCCTCGACGGACACGTGCTTGCAGCGTTGGCCGATCACCACGCCGAGCTCGATCTCGTAGTCGAGAGCGTCGGAGAGGTCGGGCTTCACGATGCCGTCGTAGGGGCCGACGATGCAGGAGACCTGCTTGTTGAACCACATCTGGTTCTCCGGGATCGGGATGCCCGCGGCGCGCGCCTCCTCGGCGTGCTCCTTGTAGTTCATACCGATGCCGAGGTACTTCTGCGGGTTGTCGATCGGGGCCTCGAGGACCACGTCGGCGAGTGCGTGCGAGGTCCCGTCGACCGCGAGGATCTCCTGCTTCAGCGAGGGCAGCACGGACAGGATCGACCGCAGCGACGTGCCCCCGACGACGTCGGAGATGTCGATGATCCGGTCACCGTCGACACGCCCCAGCCGCGTCGGCCCGTCGGCGGTGTGGAAGCGCGCGATCTTCATTTCTGCTCCTCCTGAGCGATCTTGTCGAGGCCGGCCTTCTCGTCGGCGGTGGGGGTCCAGACGTGCTCGCCGTCCGGGGTCATCTGGAAGCTCACGAAGCGCCAGGCGCCGTCCTCGCAGCGCCGCAGCACCTGGATCACCTGGCCGGCGACCGTGCGCTCGGAGCCGTCCGGGCTGCCGAGGCGGTTGATCAGGCGGCCCGTCATGATCGCGACGTCGCCGATCACACGAATGGTGAGCTCGCCGCGAGTGGCGCCCTTGTAGGGCGCGCGGGTGGCGACGTGCTCCAGGAGCTGGGCCTTCGTGTGGGTCAGGCCGGGCGCGTGGGTGTGGATCAGCGAGTCGTCGTACAGGTCGCGCAGCGTGTCGAGGTCGATCTCCAGCAGCGCCCGCTGACGGCGCTCCTCCACATCGAGGATCGCCGCGCGCGTGGCCTCGTCGGCCAGGACGACAGGGGCGACGGTCATGCCTTGGCTCCGTACTCTTCGAGGTCGTTGGTGCGGTAGCCCGTCGCCTCGCCGGCCTCGAAGCCGGGACGGGGCGAGCCGACCAGCGCGTGGTACTTGCTGAAGATCTCGTCGGCCTCCGCGAGC
Coding sequences within it:
- a CDS encoding FAD-dependent monooxygenase → MSRGSILVVGGGIGGLATAIAVQQKGFDTTVVELHSDVHSSVYGVGIIQPMNALRALDMIGCAQDCIAAGYPAKRWGGLYSTDGTFIKEMPGTPVPGVDLPPMNGLTRPKLHEILTSHAVEAGVTIRYSTTFTELKDDGAGVDVTFTDGSTGRFDIVVGADGVYSQTRGYVVEGEVAPYYIGQSAYRVNIPLLPEIDSIILQASSEGMAGLVPIGKDLAYLFYNAHMEKQTPDSGMDSAEKLREYLAPFGGFMGRIRDEFITDDCDIVLRPEESLIVDAPWHKGRIVLMGDAVHAITPHLGQGAAQAIEDGVVLADCLAKHDDLEAAFAEYTDRRFERCKLVVDTSLDIAEWEMGRKPGFDNIAATDHVLEVMAQPL
- a CDS encoding substrate-binding domain-containing protein; protein product: MLRAGIDLGLRVPEDLAAIGYDATQYAELSTPALTTVHVDAEAHGRPHRTHRPGAGSRRSPGTDRACCKASPPELRRDTGVATAARPRPRPAPRPAR
- a CDS encoding nuclear transport factor 2 family protein, translating into MTVAPVVLADEATRAAILDVEERRQRALLEIDLDTLRDLYDDSLIHTHAPGLTHTKAQLLEHVATRAPYKGATRGELTIRVIGDVAIMTGRLINRLGSPDGSERTVAGQVIQVLRRCEDGAWRFVSFQMTPDGEHVWTPTADEKAGLDKIAQEEQK
- a CDS encoding DUF3500 domain-containing protein — encoded protein: MTTPAPPAPMTYEAPVTIKRMLFATWALLDSLRPDLKAAAIVPDMDAPGRVDWDFIPKPDRAGIPMHALDRHQKVIAHSLLKAGLSMRGYSQALSVMATENMLRELEVIERGFGVLAGNFRDPEGYWFSFWGRPGFEDTWGWRVIGHHLSLNYTIVAQRYLTVTPLAMGAQPVGAGVLDALGENERRALSILHSLSPDAQEQAVIHDVAPADFVTRQVPYVGAEEWPDWVDLGIVGYETTDEDRERLRFMKADPSGISGADLTGDQLNAVRDLLLYYVETGPDELSRQYRELVLAADPRDLRFAWAGGREANTAHYYRISTRDLLVEADNAVAAGQHVHAIWRDLNNDLGHDLLLDHYAQHGPDGRHLRRRLESNRPTEDASLETGGWYVPEVYVKP
- a CDS encoding NAD-dependent succinate-semialdehyde dehydrogenase — protein: MTLPLAQQQLLASVNDGLHIGGQWRGSSHGATVDVRNPATGEVIRTVASASVGDGLAALTAADEAFPAWAATPARERAEILRRAFDLLTERADDFALLMTLEMGKPLGEARGEVAYGGEFLRWFSERTAHVTGRYGANPEGSGRMIVTQHPVGPCYLITPWNFPLAMATRKIAPALAAGCTVVIKPATLTPLTTTYFVQLLQEAGLPAGVVNVVTTSVPGPMSEAILADPRLRKLSFTGSTPVGRQLLKQAAQGVLRTSMELGGNAPFIVFDDADLDKAVDGAILAKFRNIGQACTAANRMLVHVDVVEEFTARLTERVENLVMGPGTEPGVAIGPLIDDRAVAKTDELVRDAVTRGASIRTGGAPADGHGYFYPATVLADVQPGSALLTEEIFGPVAAIAPFRDEDEAVALANATEYGLVSYVFTESLARGQRMIERLETGMMGLNVGAVSNAAAPFGGWKMSGLGREGGDEGIHEYLQTKYTLTPNPFA
- a CDS encoding fumarylacetoacetate hydrolase family protein, with the translated sequence MKIARFHTADGPTRLGRVDGDRIIDISDVVGGTSLRSILSVLPSLKQEILAVDGTSHALADVVLEAPIDNPQKYLGIGMNYKEHAEEARAAGIPIPENQMWFNKQVSCIVGPYDGIVKPDLSDALDYEIELGVVIGQRCKHVSVEDARSVIAGYLVTNDVSVRDWLQKRSPTFTLGKSFDTHGPIGPWLTTDDEIADPLDLRMTLSVNGEVRQDWPTNDMVYDIYEQIAYLSQVFTLMPGDILATGTPAGIGAMQGKFLKVGDVVRAEIEGLGHIENRVIAEG
- a CDS encoding MarR family winged helix-turn-helix transcriptional regulator yields the protein MSLPSHQRELADVLRELGWTVHRRSPERAGVGPIPTTELALLKQVIDAPGSTIGELAQALGLRQPNVSAAIRVLAGRGFVVKETSPKDRRITLVRPTALGRSEHEAIADSWAAPIREALEGLSADHREAIERAAEALAALHERLRVIEPGEAQVEASV
- a CDS encoding RidA family protein; its protein translation is MGTRTSIDLPGFSHANPIPAASRIGPFVATSVITGRDPVTGEMAPDADQQFAHVFAHVRTLMAELGGTTDDILKMTFHLTDPSDREALNREWLAMFPDPARRPARQAIAARLDRGAVVHCDLLAVLSDGRRNP